AGGAGAGGACGAGGCGCTGCACGTCCGGGCGGTTCATCACGAAGGTGTGCATCGCCGGGACGATGGCCATGGCGGTGGCGCCGGGGAGATGCGCCTCATCCACCGAAACCTTGCGGTCGTACTCGCCCGCGATAACGCCGATCTCCACGTGGCGCAACGGCGGCAGGGTGCGGACGGTGCTCGCGGGATCGGTGCTCAGCTCGGCGAGAGGGCGCAGGAACCAGCCCAGCCACGGCGCGTACCGGTCGGCCACGCGCGACCCCTGGTTGGGCGGCGTGAGCATCACCACGCGGCCGGCGCGCTCCGGCGGCCGGTGCGCCAGCATCCAGCGGACGAGGATGTTGCCCAGGCTGTGGCCCACGAAGTGGACCCGCGGCGCATCCCTCGTCTCCTCCGCCACCCGCTCGGCCAGCGCGGCGCCGATCTCCGGGACGGACGGGCGGGTGCTGGAATACCCCCAGTTGAGCACGCGGTAGCCGCGCCGCTCCAGCGTCTCCGCCAGCAGCGCCATCGACAGCCGCGTGCGGCCGAGTCCGTGCACCAGCACCACCAG
The genomic region above belongs to Longimicrobiaceae bacterium and contains:
- a CDS encoding alpha/beta fold hydrolase produces the protein MRGGPGRSRIGRALAACALLAVCGYTLRELIDDHARAPLDRDGDADDGRELVVLVHGLGRTRLSMALLAETLERRGYRVLNWGYSSTRPSVPEIGAALAERVAEETRDAPRVHFVGHSLGNILVRWMLAHRPPERAGRVVMLTPPNQGSRVADRYAPWLGWFLRPLAELSTDPASTVRTLPPLRHVEIGVIAGEYDRKVSVDEAHLPGATAMAIVPAMHTFVMNRPDVQRLVLSFLARGTFDIPRRAAHG